The sequence GATACATAATACTGATTATCTCTTTATTTGGATGTAATATATTCTAGGGTGATATTAGCTCAATTGCTCGTGTTGGTTCTGGATCAGCATGTCGTAGTGTTCTAGGAGGTTTTGTGAGATGGCACATGGGATCTGATCCAAATGGAACAGATAGTATAGCAAAGCAAATTGCACCTGCCTCTTATTGGCCAGAAATGAGGATCATAATATTAGTTGTATGtagtatattaaaatgttatttgaaattttatattagttatatttgaatattttttttatagctAAATGATGCACAGAAAAAAGTTTCTAGTGCAATTGGAATGAAAAGAAGTATGGAGACATCAGAACTATTGAAATATAGGGTAAAACACATTGTACCAATAGTAGCAGATAAAATGCAACAGGCAATAATTAAAAAGGATTTTAAAACTTTTGCTGAACTTTCAATGAAAGATTCTAATCAAATGCATGCGACAGCTTTAGATACATATCCACCATGCATCTATATGAATGATATTTCACATGCTGTTGTTGATTTGATTCATTCTTACAATAATgctgttaatgaaataaaggtAATAATGACAATGATACGGTTTTCTTCAAGAAATTTATAAACTACACatgttaaaatttgttttattttaggtTGCATATACGTATGATGCAGGACCAAATACTACTTTATATCTTTTAGAAAAAGATGTACCAACAGTTATGGGTGTAATAGATCATTTCTTTCCACCACTGCAAGATAACTTAGTTGAATATAAAAAAGGATTGCCAATTGAAACAGTTAAACCCTCACAAgtaaaattttcagtttctatacatttcatacaataaaataattatacctataaattattatttcctaatatgtttcagaatttattaaataagatgAACATTCAGCAGCATGCACCAggatgttttaaatatattatttatacacaagTTGGGGATGGACCTAAATATCTTAAGGATCCCAAAGATCATTTGTTAAATAACCAAGGATTACCtgttaaacatgtttaaatttCTCATATTAGGAATTTTAATacgtataatgtaatatatatataatttataattatttataaaatatttttaattaaaagtaagaatggaaaaagttgaaaaataaaattatttattaaaagaaaatagagttgtttatattattatttattgtttacttacaattaatttatttgatagaAACTAGTGgtaatatttccataaatagaagtaaaatgtatttgatcataatatttcaattctttacaatttagattttatatgaagatattttattaaaaattattaaaattgttgcATAGAAgttcttataaattcataaactgATAGTGAAAATTCCCTAATGTGCTAATTTATGtacatgttttatataggttacgTTCGGTATCAAGACTGGTAACTCTATAATGTGACGGATAATATTAGCAAGTAAAATAGGAATATAAAGAGCACAATTCCGCTAGTATTTATTGAACGGAAAAATTTAGAACAGTTGCGACTATGACACGCGGCACAGAActtgttaaaacaatttttgataaaataaggGAATCAC comes from Nomia melanderi isolate GNS246 chromosome 7, iyNomMela1, whole genome shotgun sequence and encodes:
- the Mvd gene encoding mevalonate diphosphate decarboxylase isoform X1, with protein sequence MSTVTCVAPVNIAVVKYWGKRDETLILPANDSISATLDTDQLCAKTTVMASPRFKEDCIWLNGKEEDIRSPRLQNCLTEIRKRAGPSNKLGQWKVHISSENNFPTAAGLASSAAGYACLVAALAKLYEVEGDISSIARVGSGSACRSVLGGFVRWHMGSDPNGTDSIAKQIAPASYWPEMRIIILVLNDAQKKVSSAIGMKRSMETSELLKYRVKHIVPIVADKMQQAIIKKDFKTFAELSMKDSNQMHATALDTYPPCIYMNDISHAVVDLIHSYNNAVNEIKVAYTYDAGPNTTLYLLEKDVPTVMGVIDHFFPPLQDNLVEYKKGLPIETVKPSQNLLNKMNIQQHAPGCFKYIIYTQVGDGPKYLKDPKDHLLNNQGLPVKHV
- the Mvd gene encoding mevalonate diphosphate decarboxylase isoform X2 yields the protein MASPRFKEDCIWLNGKEEDIRSPRLQNCLTEIRKRAGPSNKLGQWKVHISSENNFPTAAGLASSAAGYACLVAALAKLYEVEGDISSIARVGSGSACRSVLGGFVRWHMGSDPNGTDSIAKQIAPASYWPEMRIIILVLNDAQKKVSSAIGMKRSMETSELLKYRVKHIVPIVADKMQQAIIKKDFKTFAELSMKDSNQMHATALDTYPPCIYMNDISHAVVDLIHSYNNAVNEIKVAYTYDAGPNTTLYLLEKDVPTVMGVIDHFFPPLQDNLVEYKKGLPIETVKPSQNLLNKMNIQQHAPGCFKYIIYTQVGDGPKYLKDPKDHLLNNQGLPVKHV